In Streptomyces sp. SN-593, a single genomic region encodes these proteins:
- a CDS encoding HAAS signaling domain-containing protein: protein MGVESDRLVFDYLSRVGDLAQTALPAADRMRLVAQLRSDIDKARGDGDNAATVQRILGRFGSPDEVVEAAAGTRGSAGAGAASTAGAQEPPAGEPAPGSYGPYAKARRAAVPKSRDSSRGEPGEAAAESAAKGTAEEPGDPGDGAGDRTRRAQRGRGDREPEWWGGGPGDGRARLGEEVPGLPGMTGGIFIPFDDEELAGREAAEEPQPLPGALAGGGGGGAEAAGAAGDGAPAGEAPKQRKGLLRGLLRPGAGAGGGARARVRGWGSPILLLAALLLVAGVVIGSWIPLGLGWLAGYLSRTLTRTQAKIAVFGVPGATAVGFAVWLWGRGKGRWGSPIAQGQMGHAVRDDLPVAVRVAAVGSALYFVWRARRSASG from the coding sequence GTGGGCGTGGAGAGCGACCGGCTGGTGTTCGACTACCTGAGCCGGGTCGGTGACCTGGCGCAGACCGCGCTCCCCGCGGCGGACCGGATGCGGCTGGTGGCCCAGTTGAGGTCGGACATCGACAAGGCCAGGGGCGACGGCGACAACGCGGCGACGGTGCAGCGCATCCTCGGGCGGTTCGGCAGCCCCGACGAGGTGGTCGAGGCGGCGGCCGGCACGCGGGGGTCGGCCGGTGCCGGTGCCGCTTCAACGGCGGGCGCTCAAGAGCCGCCGGCCGGCGAGCCCGCGCCGGGGTCGTACGGGCCGTACGCGAAGGCGCGCCGGGCGGCGGTGCCGAAGTCCCGCGACTCCTCCCGGGGCGAGCCGGGGGAGGCGGCCGCGGAGTCGGCCGCGAAGGGGACGGCCGAAGAGCCGGGGGACCCGGGGGACGGGGCCGGGGACCGCACCCGGCGGGCGCAGCGGGGCCGGGGCGACCGGGAGCCGGAGTGGTGGGGCGGCGGCCCGGGCGACGGGCGCGCGCGGCTGGGGGAGGAGGTGCCCGGGCTGCCCGGGATGACCGGGGGGATCTTCATCCCGTTCGACGACGAGGAGTTGGCGGGTCGGGAGGCGGCGGAGGAGCCGCAGCCGCTCCCGGGTGCCCTGGCGGGGGGAGGGGGCGGTGGCGCGGAGGCGGCCGGGGCCGCGGGGGACGGCGCCCCGGCCGGGGAGGCGCCGAAGCAGCGGAAGGGGCTGCTGCGCGGGCTGCTGCGGCCGGGCGCGGGGGCGGGCGGCGGCGCCCGGGCCCGGGTACGCGGCTGGGGCAGCCCGATCCTGCTGCTCGCCGCCCTGCTGCTGGTGGCCGGTGTGGTGATCGGCTCCTGGATTCCGCTCGGACTCGGCTGGCTGGCCGGCTACCTCTCCCGCACCCTCACCCGTACCCAGGCCAAGATCGCGGTCTTCGGGGTGCCGGGTGCCACGGCCGTCGGCTTCGCCGTCTGGCTGTGGGGCCGCGGCAAGGGGCGGTGGGGCTCCCCAATCGCCCAGGGGCAGATGGGCCACGCGGTCCGGGACGACCTGCCCGTCGCGGTCCGCGTCGCCGCCGTCGGCTCGGCTCTCTACTTCGTCTGGCGCGCCCGCAGGTCCGCGAGCGGCTGA
- a CDS encoding helicase C-terminal domain-containing protein: MDTAEPRTLAEDLRARDDDALARLLRARPDLLTPVPNDLTQLAGRAATRASVLRALDQVDAFTRQVAEALAVAADPCPYDALRVLMAGADPAAAPLGAPLPADLAAAVTAALPGAVERLRVRGVVWGGEDRLRLVRAARDVLAPSPSVASATGLGPSVGEATAGMSPARLQEIVADAGLPATHDPVSATRALAELFADPAGLGPLLDSAPEGVGTVLDRLVWGPPYGEVRDATAPVRAVGATTAVQWLLARGLLLPAGAHNVVLPREAALALRGGRAHRAPQPAPPPVVPVPRTARTVDMTAAGQALTAVRTVAELLAAWETGGPAVLRAGGISVRDLKRIAATLDLPEPQAAFWLELAYAAGLVAADGEVDEAYAPTPAADGWATLPAHRQWAVLAAAWLAATRTAGLVGSRDPKGRALAALGPDLDRSLAPQVRRGALDLLAGQPPGTAAERESLLARLRWDRPLRPGADALRADLLDWTLHDAETLGVTGRGALAAHARPLLAGAPDEAAAELAPLLPEPLDHVLLQADLTAVAPGPLVAPLAEMLGVLADVESKGGATVYRFTPATVRRALDAGRSAADLQSFLATHSRTPVPQPLSYLIDDVARRHGTLRVGAAAAYLRCDDDAVLTELLADRRANGLGLRRLAPTVLAAQADPATLLERLRAMGLAPAAESPDGDVLITRPDGRRTPPRTPPLPVTDGPPAPDDALLGAAIRAIRAGDRAATVTRSAPAPQDGGLPRTPAADTLATVQAAALTGESVWIGYVNAEGAATQRVIAPLRVEGGYVTAYDHTADATRTFALHRITGVSTLTEDPS; this comes from the coding sequence ATGGATACGGCAGAGCCGCGCACCCTGGCGGAGGACCTGCGCGCACGTGACGACGACGCGCTGGCCCGCCTGCTGCGCGCCCGGCCGGATCTGCTCACCCCGGTCCCGAACGACCTCACCCAGCTCGCCGGCCGCGCCGCCACCCGCGCGTCCGTGCTGCGCGCGCTCGACCAGGTCGACGCGTTCACCCGGCAGGTCGCCGAGGCGCTGGCGGTGGCCGCCGACCCGTGCCCGTACGACGCACTGCGCGTGCTGATGGCCGGCGCGGACCCGGCCGCCGCCCCGCTCGGCGCGCCGCTGCCCGCCGACCTCGCGGCGGCGGTCACCGCGGCCCTGCCCGGCGCGGTGGAGCGGCTGCGCGTGCGGGGCGTGGTCTGGGGCGGCGAGGACCGGCTGCGGCTGGTGCGCGCGGCCCGGGACGTGCTCGCGCCCTCTCCCTCGGTGGCGTCCGCGACCGGACTCGGGCCCTCCGTCGGCGAGGCCACCGCGGGCATGTCGCCGGCCCGGCTCCAGGAGATCGTGGCCGACGCGGGGCTGCCGGCCACCCACGACCCGGTGAGCGCGACCCGCGCGCTGGCCGAACTCTTCGCCGACCCCGCCGGGTTGGGCCCGCTGCTGGACTCCGCGCCCGAGGGGGTCGGCACCGTGCTCGACCGGCTGGTGTGGGGCCCGCCCTACGGCGAGGTGCGGGACGCGACCGCGCCGGTGCGGGCGGTCGGCGCCACCACCGCCGTGCAGTGGCTGCTCGCCCGCGGCCTGCTGCTGCCCGCCGGCGCGCACAACGTGGTGCTGCCGCGCGAAGCGGCCCTGGCGCTGCGCGGCGGCCGGGCGCACCGCGCGCCGCAGCCGGCGCCGCCGCCGGTCGTGCCGGTGCCGCGCACCGCGCGCACCGTCGACATGACCGCGGCCGGTCAGGCGCTGACCGCGGTGCGCACCGTGGCGGAACTGCTCGCCGCGTGGGAGACGGGCGGGCCGGCGGTGCTGCGGGCCGGCGGGATCAGCGTGCGCGATCTCAAGCGGATCGCGGCGACCCTGGACCTGCCCGAGCCGCAGGCCGCCTTCTGGCTCGAACTGGCCTACGCCGCCGGGCTGGTGGCCGCGGACGGCGAGGTCGACGAGGCGTACGCGCCGACTCCCGCGGCCGACGGCTGGGCGACCCTGCCCGCGCACCGGCAGTGGGCGGTGCTGGCCGCCGCCTGGCTGGCGGCGACCCGCACCGCCGGGCTGGTCGGCAGCCGCGACCCGAAGGGGCGGGCGCTGGCCGCGCTCGGCCCGGACCTGGACCGCTCGCTGGCGCCCCAGGTGCGGCGCGGCGCGCTCGACCTGCTCGCCGGGCAGCCGCCCGGCACGGCGGCGGAGCGGGAGTCGCTGCTGGCCCGGCTGCGCTGGGACCGCCCGCTGCGGCCGGGCGCCGACGCGCTGCGCGCCGACCTGCTCGACTGGACCCTCCACGACGCCGAGACACTGGGCGTCACCGGCCGCGGCGCGCTCGCGGCGCACGCCCGCCCGCTGCTGGCCGGCGCGCCGGACGAGGCCGCCGCGGAGCTCGCGCCGCTGCTGCCGGAACCGCTCGACCACGTGCTGCTCCAGGCCGACCTGACCGCCGTGGCCCCGGGCCCGCTGGTCGCGCCGCTCGCCGAGATGCTGGGCGTGCTCGCCGACGTCGAGTCCAAGGGCGGCGCGACGGTCTACCGTTTCACCCCGGCCACGGTGCGGCGCGCCCTGGACGCCGGCCGCAGCGCCGCCGACCTCCAGTCGTTCCTGGCCACCCATTCGCGGACGCCGGTGCCGCAGCCGCTGAGCTACCTCATCGACGACGTGGCCCGGCGGCACGGCACGCTGCGGGTCGGCGCGGCCGCCGCGTACCTGCGCTGCGACGACGACGCGGTGCTCACCGAACTCCTCGCCGACCGCCGGGCGAACGGCCTCGGGCTGCGCCGGCTGGCCCCGACCGTGCTGGCCGCGCAGGCCGACCCGGCCACCTTGCTGGAGCGGCTGCGCGCGATGGGCCTCGCCCCGGCCGCGGAGTCCCCCGACGGCGACGTCCTGATCACCCGCCCCGACGGCCGCCGCACCCCGCCGCGTACGCCGCCGCTGCCGGTGACCGACGGTCCGCCCGCGCCCGACGACGCGCTGCTCGGCGCCGCGATCAGGGCGATCCGGGCCGGCGACCGCGCCGCCACCGTCACCCGCAGCGCCCCCGCCCCGCAGGACGGCGGGCTGCCCCGCACCCCGGCCGCCGACACCCTGGCGACCGTGCAGGCCGCGGCTCTGACCGGCGAGTCCGTCTGGATCGGCTACGTGAACGCCGAGGGCGCCGCCACCCAGCGCGTCATCGCCCCGCTCCGCGTCGAGGGCGGCTACGTGACCGCCTACGACCACACCGCCGACGCGACCCGCACCTTCGCGCTCCACCGCATCACCGGCGTCTCCACGCTCACCGAAGACCCCTCCTGA
- a CDS encoding VanZ family protein: MALRVPLFHTDRSSTAGGGATTRAAGKTAPKTGSKPKPKPKPKSPVKGGSKAKAAASPSTAKPEPGSASGAARRPRTAAARPRTAADGSATKSRRTLPGWWPGSGGDGRTASAERASSAKTAKPAKTAKPARPAEPARSSWFTRSAKAADPSAKPAAATADGQPAARERTPRAPLLQRHSALALTARALVLAVLFVAMVAFAVALARVTLVPSPASDALVHANLRPGASIRAYLDQPDHRDTVKQIGGNVLLGVPFGILLPTLFPRTRGLVRVVVVTALVMLMVESAQGTLVEGRAFDIDDVILNTAGALLGYLALGLRLGRALHPRRHHWYHRYGIGTAPRSDPADPGQ; the protein is encoded by the coding sequence ATGGCGCTACGCGTCCCGCTCTTCCATACCGACCGGTCCTCCACGGCGGGCGGAGGGGCCACCACCCGGGCGGCGGGAAAGACCGCACCCAAAACCGGCTCAAAGCCGAAGCCGAAGCCCAAGCCGAAGTCCCCCGTCAAGGGCGGGTCCAAGGCCAAGGCCGCCGCGTCCCCGTCCACGGCGAAGCCCGAACCCGGCTCCGCGTCCGGAGCCGCGCGCCGGCCGAGGACCGCTGCGGCGCGTCCCCGTACGGCCGCGGACGGGTCGGCGACGAAGTCCCGCCGTACGCTCCCCGGTTGGTGGCCGGGCTCCGGCGGCGACGGCCGGACCGCGTCCGCCGAGCGGGCGTCCTCCGCCAAGACGGCAAAGCCCGCCAAGACGGCCAAGCCCGCCAGGCCCGCCGAACCGGCGAGGTCCTCCTGGTTCACCCGGTCCGCGAAGGCCGCCGACCCGTCCGCGAAGCCCGCGGCGGCGACGGCGGACGGGCAGCCCGCCGCACGCGAGCGGACCCCGCGCGCTCCGCTGCTCCAGCGCCACTCCGCCCTCGCGCTGACCGCCCGGGCGCTCGTCCTGGCCGTGCTCTTCGTGGCCATGGTGGCCTTCGCGGTCGCGCTGGCCCGGGTCACCCTCGTGCCCTCGCCCGCGTCCGACGCGCTCGTGCACGCCAACCTGCGGCCGGGCGCGTCGATCCGGGCCTACCTCGACCAGCCCGACCACCGCGACACCGTCAAGCAGATCGGCGGCAACGTCCTGCTCGGCGTGCCCTTCGGCATCCTGCTGCCGACCCTCTTCCCGCGCACCCGGGGCCTGGTCCGGGTCGTCGTCGTCACCGCGCTGGTGATGCTCATGGTCGAGAGCGCCCAGGGCACGCTGGTGGAGGGCCGCGCCTTCGACATCGACGACGTCATCCTCAACACCGCCGGCGCCCTGCTCGGCTACCTCGCCCTGGGACTGCGCCTCGGCCGTGCGCTCCACCCCCGGCGCCACCACTGGTACCACCGCTACGGCATCGGCACGGCGCCGCGGAGCGACCCGGCCGACCCCGGGCAGTGA